A segment of the Trifolium pratense cultivar HEN17-A07 linkage group LG7, ARS_RC_1.1, whole genome shotgun sequence genome:
gaatatcggttcgagtattacactcctttaccaaaataatactaatgtaattaattagtaaaaacagtgtttatacaattctttgaatcaaataatgtatttattgattatacaaacaacctagacaatagactttatatatataatataaaaccctttcccgtgtcacaatcagagcggagcttcaccgacgactcgacatcgaataccacaaaatcctgtgaatctggacccccaacggtccagcacataacacataaaagagagttagacaacatactcaaaatataagtgtaagtaaatggtacttaaacacttcttcataaaaacatgcataatcatacattatacatatacatcaccatcattcacgcatattcatatatcatgcatatacttcatttatcacataatcaatcatccacaaaatacaccaaacatatagtttcacgtcgtctcggacaataccaaaacatcaacaaatatcacataactcaattaccaataggaatatacataaagttcctaatgtaatttaacaccacaaatacattgttcagattatggtcatgacggaccctgcgttgttcattttatagtcatgacggactctgctcctcacatatggattaacaatcaacatttaccaagtatgtgtcaaacatcatttattataaaatgcacacataatccctaatgcaatctaatgcttcacattcatgctatgtcctctagacacctctaatgcatgtggtaccatcttctttattagcccactcaaattgacaccagagagaatcaaacctcagacctcaagaggagcacactcctaggtctcaagccaataccaatgcactaACCCAAACGGGTTACCTAAGATCATTCATTAGCGGTCATAATTAGATTTTCTTCGCATTCTTTCTTTGAACCGTAAAGGAAGCTATTTTTACCATTTTTCAACGAAACAACTTTCAGAAACATATGATAGACGATGATGTTTAGCCTGACGTTTTGGTGTGTtggatttcaagtgtgagtgtttaagtcccacatcgactaTGTGTAGAAAGAATgatggatttataagagaggtgacccattaacctaacaccttaatGTTTTGGATTGGGATGTGGTGTAACACccaacccattatttatatatttctacctttagtaaaatctttttcaaaatacgcaacggaaaatcacatttagtttattgaatatcggttcgagtattacactcctttaccaaaataatactaatgtaattaattagtaaaaacagtgtttatacaattctttgaatcaaataatgtatttattgattatacaaacaacctagacaatagactttatatatataatataaaaccatttcccgtgtcacaatcagagcggagcttcaccgacgactcgacatcgaataccacaaaatcctgtgaatctggacccccaacggtccagcacataacacataaaagagagttagacaacatactcaaaatataagtgtaagtaaatggtacttaaacacttcttcataaaaacatgcataatcatacattatacatatacatcaccatcattcatgcatattcatatatcatgcatatacttcatttatcacataatcaatcatccacaaaatacaccaaacatatagtttcacgtcgtctcggacaataccaaaacatcaacaaatatcacataactcaattaccaataggaatatacataaagttcctaatgtaatctaacaccacaaatacattgttcagattatggtcatgacggaccctgcgttgttcattttatagtcatgacggactctgctcctcacatacggattaacaatcaacatttaccaagtatgtgtcaaacatcatttattataaaatgcacacataatccctaatgcaatctaatgcttcacattcatgctatgtcctctagacacctctaatgcatgtggtaccatcttctttattagagtatctcatctctaatatccttctttatcggataaatataatccgatatccttctttattggaatatccaatatcacatatattcatgaatgcatgtatatatttcatgaattcactcacaatcaatagcattaagctcttcatttactaatgtggaacactatccaacattacttctttattaagataacactataccttaatatccttctttatcgaataacataattcgatatacttctttattaagttaattaacaccttaatatacttctttgacattttaacaaacatcatcaacacaatcaacaacaattatattccacacatataatcaacaactatcatcacaatacaattaatcatggttataaacacctaattgcatgttaggataccttaaatccatgttacaagtgcctaattgcacttaaaacaattatcaaaaagttgctgtcacagtactgttcgctaagcgaaggcgtagcgaacctcaccagagggtcacctgctcgtggcgaagctgcagcgagctgtggcgagctgttcgccacacgttcgctgagcgaaggcctagcgagcgcctcctgtcaggatagttcaaaacctgcgttttccacaccaattcacccaaaaatcccatttttcatgttataaaccccaaataagtttatattcaagcataacaagcatatctaaacacaaaaggacggttcatttcaccgatctaccatttttactacgaaaaagtagagatttaacacttttactcaaaactctcaagaacacaagttcttgagtttaatcatctataGACTtcgtttttatccaataaattcgttcatacatcatggtaagagcatgttaaacatgttatgaaccttagaatcgatttccattaagaaaatccattcacaactaaaacgaaaatggggtggaggaagttcgggtgaggagaaatcgacattctccccttcctcgagtcacccacgaatatgaaatctactctcttaccttagaccgacgaactcacgaagattgctcctcaaATCTcccctccaagctcttgccctagctctcctcttgctctcccttctctctagctttctcaagaacaatgaaaaatgaaatgttcccTCTCTTCCccttggccatatggcgccctcCTCACAAGTCcataaggcccattgggcctcaagcccaattagcttggcccaataacacgttaactctctctctGCTCGCTTAATatctaaagtactcgataaataactctagttattaacttaattaaaatgccacgttaaataaaatattttaacacataaaaataataatatgaaaattgggtcgttacatgtggcgtctccctctcttgtgtgGTCCTAGAGCATTGGCCCATTGAAAGACAAAAGAGGaaaaaggaaaaaggaaaaaaggaaaaaggaaaaaaaggtgTAGGGAAGAGGAAAAAggaatttgtgtttttttaattttaaaattacatttaaattaCAATCATGTCCACTTGTCTTTactgattttaaaataaaaataagggcTTTTGGTGTCTTATTCAAAGGGTGTATCATGCTAATACACACCTTCACAAAAGTGAATAGGTGTGTTATAGGAatatcctatatatatatatatatatatatatatatatttcccaTATAGGGAGTGTATCCGGTGAGAACTGATAATTATTGTGAGAAATgagaactattaataataaccatATGATTTAATCGACGTATCAGATTAAAATCCGCACACTCACTTAAAATCTCATGTGATTTTATTTGTGCAGATTGAAAAATCTtcctaaatataatatttcCTAATTTATTGTGCAGCTCCTCCAAAACTTACccgaaataattttttacctttctcttcaatttatttGTTCTTCGTTGGCACATTCTCCTCTTGTTTTCTAATCGAAGagagtgaagaaaaaaaaaactgaagaaCAAACAATAGGTTATCATGTGTGTATGTTAATGCTTAAACTAATTTAATATGCATATAGAAGGCGTGAGAATTCAGTATTCACATCATATGATACAGtagtaaaatataattaagatgatATACAGTAACACCATCATcataatatcatatcatatcaaatATATAGCAATGAATCATTTTAATAACAATGCTCGATGATGCATTTTAGACTCCAAGCCAGTTGAGACCTCCAGACCTGAATCACGTACATCCAAGGCTAGGagtcttcaattttttttcattttttattgaagagagaggtaaaaaattatttcggGTAAGTTTTGGAGGAGCTGCGCAATAAATTAGgaaatattatatttaggaAGATTTTTCAATCTGCACAAATAAAATCACATAAGATTTTAAGTGAGTGTGCGGATTTTAATCTGATACGTCGATTAAATCATatggttattattaatagttctcATTTCTCACAATAATTATCAGTTCTCACTGGATacactccctatatatatatatatatatatatatatatatatatatatatatatatatatatataataatcctCAAATTTAATTGACGCATCAAATTAAAATTCTCACACTCACTTAAAATCCCATATGATCCTATTTGTGCAGATTGAGAAATCTTACTCTATATAATCTTCctaatttatttatcatatttCCTAATTTATTAACGCATGTAATTCATATCATGCTAACACAGAGAGCATTTTTAGGAATGAGAATTTGCAGTGTCAATAGCTTTATAATGTGTAAGTTACATACCATCGTTGCTGTTATGGAGCATGTATAGTTATATCATAGAGTAAAGTTCATGATGTGGAACATGTATACCTTCATTAATCTCACTAATGTGTAAGTTACATCATGGAATTTGCAGTGTCAATAACTTTCTAATGTGTAAGTTACATACCATCGTTGCTGTTATGGAGTATGTATAGTTATATCATAGAGTAAAGTTCATGATGTGGAACACGTATACCTTCATTTATtaacttgtgcatgttagacttGGCCTTTAATAAATAGTAcaacacaaaatcaatataagataaaatgaaaaataggtACATGTAAGTCACTAATTCCACCAAATagcaaaaagaaagaataatcaTTCCAAATTAAAGCCAAACCAAGCCAAAATTTAGTTCATTGGGCAactgcattttatttttttggtttatgcATTTTTCTATTCGTGTTAACATCATATTTCCTCCGgctttatttataagcaaaagtaaataaaaaaattttggtcttaaatataagtaaaagttgttaaaatcaactttatttaatgttattttttcaaaagtaCCCTCATTAATTGTTCTACTTATTTAACATTGTAGAGATTCAATGCAAATTATAAGATCATTTTAGGAATTTCAGTAGAAATATAACATgaaattaagacaaaaaaagTCACTCCTTAATAAGTGTGCAAAATGAAATTTTGGCTTACAAAAGAGGTCGGAGAAAGTATGCATTATCTGCGTTAATAAATTAGAAAAGATTATAGcaataaattaggaaagattacatatagaaatatttttgaatatGCACAAATAGAATAACATGAGATTTTATGTGAGTGTGAGAATTTTAAaatgatgcatcaattaaaatttaaaagttattactccctccggtcctttttataaggaacacttagggcaaaaaatttggtcctttttataagaaactttgaccaattttcaaatgttttaaatgttcaatttcacttatgcccttatttattatgagagagaatttaaaaataagtaaattagttgaataaggagtaattaaataatggtatatatgaaataaatttaaatttataagagtattaaatgaaaataactatgttaaatgtgattccttggtctgtgtgattttttcaaattgttcattATAAAAAAGATCGGAGTATTAATAATTTTCGTTTCTGATAATACGATTAAAATGAGATGATGAGTGAGTAAAATGCTATCCATGTGTCTTTTGATATCTCTCTCCCTCTCCCACACCACACGCCTCACTTCCTCAATTTGACTGAGCCACTCCTTTCCATTCATTTCAACCCACACCAATTTTACAACCAGAGCTTAACCTTGCATGCAATCACAACAGTAGCAGCCCTTGTAATTCCTTTCTCCTTTACCCAACCAAGGTAAGTGACTGACTTATTCCTCCCTTCTCCTTTCCCCAACCCTCGTAATTCTTTTTGAGCATGTGAATTTCTAGCAATCAAGAGGTCATGGGTTGTAATTGGAGCTTGAAGGGGGATCAAGGAATTTTGTAAAGAATCCATTTCCAGCTCTACAACTCTCGTTGTTATCACACCTCTAATTCAAAGGTGGGTTGGTTCCTTATTAGGTTATTAGCTTTACCCTTATATTAATATCTCTAGAATATTTTAGTTATTGATTACATGAATGAATTAGTACTAACATGCAATTAATAATTAGAGATATAACTGGGAATCGATTTATAGGGAATTTACTTAACATTAATTTAACTGAGCAGCAGTATTAGAGAAAGTTAACACCAATTTTCATTTCGTTTCACATTAATCAATTGAATCTACACAATAAGTaacacaacaaaattaaaaacgTGTACTTAAATCCCTtaactagtaataataattaatctGTTGGTCTCAAATCAAGTATAATCTACAAAAGATGGACACCTATATGAATAGACGTTTTGCGGTGTttgacacgtgtcggtgtccgacactcgaCACTTCTACGACACACGTCGTTGGATAGGTCAGACAGGTGTTGGGATTCTCTCCATTTCTCATTCTTTCCATTTcatccattattatatagttttgggaatataaagcAAAAGggtccaaatattttttatacactccaaaacatttaaaaactttggtaatggaagaaattaaattaataggaaatggagaggatcccaacTCGTCAGACAGgcgtcaaaaaaattattatttttctttacttcGACACTTCTTAGATCGGTGTCTGACACCTATAAGACACTGTGTCGGACAAGTGCCCCAAAAAATTTAGTGTTTTCTTCTTTGCCTCTACTCTCCTCAAACACATATTAGACATATTTACAAGGATTAAAATGCGTCAAAACAATAATGTTGATCAATGAGGGATTAAAGAGATtacattttgataaaaatatttttaacttttcgATAGTAGATGGATAACCTAGTGGTGTCGGTGTCCCATGTTTTTTACATTAGCAATGTCGACGTGTCCGTGCCGTGTGAGGTGTGCCTTTCGGAGTCTGGACTTCATAGATTATCATTAAGTTTGTTGAAAGTATCACACCTATGTCGTATCTCTCCTTCCTTCCCCGCCTTAACATGCAAAACACTAACCTTGCGCATAGCATTACCAAAATCCTCAAAGAACTTAGTTTGGTCTGTAGCATACAATTCCACAAAGGGTTTTGTCCTCTTATCCTCAAACATCAAACTATCTGTAGCCAAAAGCCCTAACCCTCTCTTCAAGTTTTTAAAATACATGTTATCAAACTTGTTAGGTGTCATCACGTCGTTATACGCTGACATGGAAGGATCTTGTTGATAATTTTGACAGAGTTTCT
Coding sequences within it:
- the LOC123896134 gene encoding peroxidase 65-like, whose protein sequence is MSQVIDIFTSKGFTVQEMVALAGGHTIGFSHCKQFSNRLFNFSKTSETDPIYNPQYAAGLKKLCQNYQQDPSMSAYNDVMTPNKFDNMYFKNLKRGLGLLATDSLMFEDKRTKPFVELYATDQTKFFEDFGNAMRKVSVLHVKAGKEGEIRHRCDTFNKLNDNL